The following proteins are co-located in the Sphaeramia orbicularis chromosome 24, fSphaOr1.1, whole genome shotgun sequence genome:
- the LOC115414928 gene encoding synaptotagmin-14-like — translation MAIDGGGRNCGVHELICARRVSPELLGVLSSIAAFMALMALFFLYLSNKLSVESPSSLSHLSDYKNNKPGMKLI, via the exons ATGGCGATTGACG GAGGGGGGAGGAACTGTGGTGTTCATGAGCTCATCTGTGCCAGACGAG TCTCTCCTGAGCTTCTGGGTGTCCTGTCTTCCATTGCAGCCTTCATGGCGTTGATGGCTCTGTTTTTTCTTTACCTCAGTAACAAGCTGTCAGTGGAGAGTCCAAGCAGTCTGTCACATCTCAGTGACTATAAGAACAACAAACCAGGTATGAAACTTATTTAA